A segment of the Desulfurococcus mucosus DSM 2162 genome:
TGTTACACCAGTCTTAAGCTCCCGTGCTTTCTCCGAGATCCTCCTATACAGTTCCACGCTCACTGCTCCAGGGGTTCTCGGCCCGAACCAGATCCATATCCTGCCATCCCATCCATGATACTTACTGTGGAGTCTCAGGGTATCCTTGAAGCTCGTGTCCCCTGGCTCAACCAGGCCCTCGTGCAGTATGTTGTCTTCTAACGCATACCCTTTTAAATCCATAACGTGTCTCGCTATTGCCGCCCTGATCCCTGAGCCATGAATGAACTCCACTATGTTGTCTATACCGTATCGCCCAACAAGCCCTGTCTCAAGGAAGCCCGTGGTTCCAGTCTTAATCATCTCTAACACTACTAGTTTAGCTGATGCAAGTGCCTCCTCAGGCTTATAGTTTCCCTGGAGTGGCCATACCCTCTCCTTCAGCCAGGGGATCAATGGAAGGTAGTCCGCACACGCCCTCAGAAGGCCTTGGGCTAGGTGCACGTGTGTGTTGATTAACCCCGGCATAACTATGTCTCTCTCAGCGTTGATGACGATGTCCGAGTAGTGGAGGTAGTCCTTGTCGAGTACATCCCTTTTCCCAACAGCCCTTATCACGCCGTCCTCCACGGCTACCGCGCCATCACGTATTATCCTCCTGGAGGAGTCCATTGTTATTATCCAGCCGCCTCTCACATAGATGTCGGCCAAGTAACCCACCTACATGTTAGATGTTATCACGTAAAGTTTAATAATCCTGACCAAGTGAAAAAGACCTAAAAGGCGTGGACGGTGATCGCTTGCCATCCTCCCTCATCGGGTACGACCCTGTCGAGAGAGCTGAACTAATAGACACCGCGATGGGCCGTGTACCAGCCGATATCGTGATAGCGAACGTCAACCTGGTCTCCACAACCACGGGCGAGATAATTGAAAAGTCAAGCATAGTGCTCAAGGGGAAGAGGATAGCGAGGGCTGGCAGGATAAGTGATTTATCGAGACACATATCCAGTAAGACCATAGTTATCGATGGCAAGGACAGGTACGCTGTACCAGGCTTCATAGACCTACATATACACATAGAGTCAACGCTCCTGGATCCAGTTGGCTTCTCCAAGATAGCGTTGAAGCATGGAACAACCACAGTGGTCGCCGACCCACACGAGGTCGTCAACGTCCTAGGGATACATGGATTAAAGATGTTCATCGAGGCGTCGAGGGAGCTGCCTCTGAAGATACTCTACGAGGTGCCTAGTTGCGTCCCTGCAACGGATCCATCCTACATGCTGGAGACCTTTGGAAGCCTCCTGGACTCGAGGAGTGTTGAGGAGGCAATGCACTTGGAGGGCGTGGCCGGCCTAGGGGAGGTAATGGACTTCGTGAGCGTGATAAGGGCTGATAGAGAGGTACTCTTTAAGGTGAAAGCAGCCTGGGATAGACGCATGGTGGTCGACGGCCATGCCCCCCTTCTAAGCGGGGAGGAACTAGACGCGTATGTTGCAGCAGGCATACTGAGCGACCATGAGTCCACCAGTGCTGGTGAGGCCCTGGAGAAGCTTAGGCGTGGAATGTTCCTCTTCGTGAGGGAGGGAAGTGCCTGGAGAGACCTTAAAGCACTACTGCCTGTTGTGAGGAGCGGTGACTGCAAGCTCTGCGCCTTCGTCAGCGACGATGTAAACGTATACGACTTGTTCACGAAGGGGCACATGGATAGGATAATTAACCTCGCCGTGGAATACGGTGTAGACCCCGTTAAAGCACTACAGTATGCCACAATAAACCCCGCGATAAGGCTCCACCTAGAGGATCAAATCGGCTCTATAACGCCGGGGAGGTTGGGCGACATAGTTATTACGAGGAGAATAGAGCACGTGGAGCCCATTACAGTGATCGCCAACGGCGACATAGTTTATTACGAGGGTGAGGCAAGCAGGCAGTTCAAGCCAACCCGGTACCCGGATAAAGCACTGAAAACCGTTAACATCGGCGTCGACCCAGAGGCCCTCCAGCTTACACCCAGGGCAGGGATACCCGATGGAAGCGCCCTGGTCAACGTGATAGAAGTATCCCCGGGCTCAGCCTTAACCAAGTGGAGGATCCTTGAAATGCAGGTCTCCGACGGTGAGGTGAAGCCGGATCCAGGCAGGGATATAATGTTTATCTCGGTGATCGATAGGCACAGGGGCTCAGGCTCACATAGTGCTGGATTGATCAAGGGGTTGAACTTCAAGGCGGGTGCAGTGGCACAGACTATAGCACACGACACGCATAACTTGATTGTGGCTGGATGGAATAGGAGGGATATGGTTACAGCTGTGAAGAGGGTTGTGGAACTCCAGGGCGGGATAGTGGTTGTCAATGATGGTGAAGTAGTCTCAGAGGTTGAGCTGAGGCTGGCAGGGCTGATGAGTGTTAAAGAGCCTGAAGAAGTATTCAGGGAGTACTTAAACATGGTTGACGCATTGAAGAAACGATTCCACCTAGACTTCGAGTCCTTCTTCATGACTCTAGCATTGGTGTCTCTCCCAGTGATCCCAGAGCTACGTATAACCGATAGGGGCCTTGTCGATGTTGCAAAGGCTAAGCTAGTCCCGCTTATTACCGAGGAATCCAAGAGGTAGCCTAGACGTTTTTATCCTTCTTATCCTTCTCTCCTATCCTGCATTTGCTAGTTGACGCCGTGTACTAGCTCGGCCTGCATACATGGGTTACTGAAGCCTGTTGATCCATGCAGATTATTCAACACCACGGGCTCTTAGCGCGTCCTCTACTTCACTAAGCCTCACTATGGTGAGCTTTATTGCATCAACTATTACAACATAGTATTTGAAGGGGTTTAAGCCGGGGTCCCATCCCCTGGCGATTTTGGAGTCCACCATGGTCTTCAACTCCTCGAACACGTTGTATGTGAGCGAGTAGGCTAGATCCAGTTTAACCCTTGACAACAACCTCAACATGTCGCCGCGCCTCGTTGTAGAGAACAATAGTAGTACTGAGAGTATTAGAGAGTACCCGTATAAGTAGAGGTTTACGCTATGCATCGTTAAACCACCGGTCAGATACGCTAGTGCAGCCACGATGAATATCGGTGGGGCATACAGCAGGATGGTTGAGAACAAGAGCCTACCTGCCTTCACACTGGTGAAGAGAGCCGTGTACACTAGAATGAAGAATAGTGTCGCATACACGTTGTCGAACAGTATCACTGAGAGATTGACCACTAGCATCGTTATCTTCACAGGAACCATGGCTTTCCTACTCAGCCACGTGTCTCTTTCCTGAGCAAGCAAGGCCTCAAAGTGTAGAGCCACACGAAACACCCCTGGGTATTACGCCTGCCTCCAGTAGAACCTCGTCGGTGAGCTCGCTCCATTCACCCATAAGCAGGCGTCTCCTACCCCTGTCTATCAGCAGGAAGCCCTTGGGCTTCAATGAGTCGAGCAGGGACACTATGTGCGTGGTTACAACTATAATCTTCCCCTTCTTAACCCCGTACTCCACTAGATCCGCTAGGACGCGGTATCCTTTATAGTCGAGATCCGAGAATGGCTCGTCCAGAAACCATACCGGTTGATCTATTGAGAGAACACTGGCAATGGCAACCCTCCTGGCTTCGCCACCGCTGAGACTGAAGGGGCTTCGATCCATGAGCTCTGGATCCACTAGCCTGTACACTATCTCCCCGTGTTGCCTGGCCCCCGTCGTCTTGGATATGAATGCTATCTCGCGTTCCACGGATGCCTCGATAAAGCCGTGAAACGGGTTCTGCCAGACATAGCCCACGAGCCTTGCTGCATCCCTCCTGGGCACCCTGTGTATGTTCACCCCGTTGATTTCAACCTTCCCCTTCAACGGCTTCAATATGCCTGCCATTGTTTTAAGCAGGGTAGACTTACCGCTTCCGTTTGCTCCCACTAATACATGTAACCCTGGCTCGAGCGTGAACCCTATGTTCTCTACTAGTGGTTTACCACCGGGGTAACCTATTGAAAGGTCAACCACCTTAATGGTGTTCACTTAAAAAACACCTTGAGGGATCTATAGACTAGCCCACCTATGACGCCTATGACTACTACCTCGCTCACGAATATGTAGACTGTTGTAAGCCAGGGGAGCCCGTATATCGCTGTCAACTCGTACCCCACTATCACCGATATGGCGAGGGCTGCTAGGAGCGTGGAGGCCGCTACCTTGATGTAAGTGTTGAGGCCGGTTCTCCCCACCAGGTAGACTAGTAGTGACGCCGCCAGGTTTGCCAGGGGTCCAAAGAGCCAGTCCCATGGAATGAATGGGCTGGTTAGGTTGCCGAGGAAGCCGCCTATCGTTAAACCTACCACTGCCTCTAAGCCTATGCCGCGTACCAGTGGCAGTATCATCATTGCATCACTAACCCTAAACTGTAGCTCGCCGTAGGATAGGTATCCCAGCATCACGGTTACAGCTGTGTAAACCGCTGCTATTATAATCGACCTTATAGTGAACAGTGGGCTCAACCTCACGGGGCTTCACCGAGTTCCATGCCTCATAGTCTATTAGAAGAGTCGGCTTTTTAACTTACAACCGAAAGCCCCGCCCTTTAGAGCGGGAAGGAGGCCGGACCCCTATCGAGCCCTGCACCGGTGAACCATTCACGCCGACCCCTATCTCAGACCACGCTGCGACGTGACAGGGCTTCAACCCGAGTAAGCCTTAACGTGAAGCCCAATGACTCCAGGTAGCGTTTACCGTAGGAGCCAGCTATGTAGGCCGCCAACCTCAAGGGGATGCGACCCCTTGCAAGGGCTATCACTAATCGCGTGTAGTTATAGATGAACATGGTCATGTATAGTGCGAAGAAATGCGTAATGATCAACATGCACCAGAACCCGGCTCTAACTGTTAAAGCCAGTGCCTCAATGATTATTGCGATGTAGCGGATTATCAGCGTCTTCAATGCTCTCCCTCCACACACCTCCTCAACACTATCCTCGGCCTCTCATCGCTCCCCATATTCATTAAAACGCCTCTATCAATAAGTCTTCTAACCCTCTCCCCAACGATACGCCTAGAGGATCTACCCCTTAGGCCTCTAACCCTCCTATGTATCTCCGAGATGCTTGCCTCGCTACAGTCTGAGAGAGCTTCTATAATGGCCCTAGTGATTGGGTCCGGTTCACCCAGCCTTACTATTACCTCATACGCGTTCCTAGCTATCTCCAGGGATCTAAGCAATGGCAGCGAGAACGCTGACGCTATCTCCAGCGCCATCTTGACCTCGGGGTGGTCTACACCACGCTTCTCCAGTGTTTCCTCAAGCCTCCTTATTCTCTCGGATAGCTCCCTTATCAACGCTATTAGCAGGTCTAGCTTCTCATCCAGGTTGGATAAGCCGTGGTTGTCCGCGCCATTGCTCTGGCTGCCCTGAATACTTCGGCTACTTGTAGTTGTCTTGGGCGTTGGCCTCCCCTCCGATACCTCATCTATTCTCAGTACTTCACCGGGGGCTGCGTCGACGGGCACCACGGGGCCCGCCCCACAGGGAACCAGGTATATCCCCCGCCCCTGGTGGCCACTCCGCCGTCATCGAGGCAAGGGAACACGTATCCGGCAGAGCCCCCCATTCACCGCCACGCCTCCAGTGCTTCCAGCGGCTAAACCAGCTTAAAAAAACCTTCACTTAGTGAACAGTCTTAAACCCTTTCTTCAAGTGTCATTGAGTATTCTCCTGCTTATCCTGTTCTCCGCTGGTTTCCCTTGTCTGCGTCCACTCAGCAGTAGACTGCGTCACCAGCTGCATGAGGCGTCCGAGTATGTCTCCCCATGCTGGCAGGGCTGCAAGCCTCTTGTCGTAGTACTGCTTCACCATCTCCCTGATCATCTCGTCGGGAAGACCCTGTGATTTAAGGGCCTGGTAGAGCTGTGCAACGTCTTCGCCGATTTTCTTCCCATCGTATGAGTGCTGGATGAAGTCGAGTACGTCTTTGAGTCCTGTTCTAAGTGCGTTGAAGATGTCGTCTATGAACGGTGTTACAGCGGCGAGTATCTCGCGGACTTCTGCAGCATCTCCTTCCTCCCGTGCTTCTGCAAGCTTCTCACGTATCTTATCCTTTATTCTCTTCTTCAATTCCTCGTCCCGTAACCCAAGCTCCTCCACTACTTCATCAATCCACTCGTCTCCCTGATCTCCCCTATTCATCTCCATCACCTCGAGTACACTATACTGACTGCTCACCCTATTATCTCAGGTTATCATTTTGTGACCAGTGTATTGCTCACCCGGTCACTCGATGTTCGCATGCCTATTCCTGAGGTCTTCTTCGGAGACCCCGAGCCTCTCCATGAGCTCGACGACAACGCCATCTAGGAAGAGGAGTAATGTATCCTCGAATAATGTACCGAGAGGGGCGAGGGGTTCATGGAGCCCCAGTATCTGCCTGCTTATATAGTCCTCTTCACTCGACATCTTCGTCCTACCCGGTATCTTGACAACTATGTCTGCAATCCTGCCAAGGGGGCTGTCGGGATAGGTTGTTATGGCTATCACCTTGACGCCCACACTCCTAGCTGCTTCCGCAGCCGCCACAACGAGCCTAGTCCTACCTGAACCAGATATCGATACAAGCACGTCTCCCTGCGATGCCCGTGGAAGAATTGTTTCTCCTACAACATACACGTTGAACCCTAGGTGCAGTAGTCTCATAGCGAAGGCTTTCCCAACGAGCCCGCTCCTGCCAGCACCTATAATGAAAACCTTCCTCCCGTTCTTCAACGCATCTATGAGGGTGGAGATCATCTTTTCCTTTTCTTCGTCACTTATTAGATCCACTGCCTTCAACACGAAGTCCACTATGCTGAGTACAGCGTCCCTCGTCGTCCCTGAAACCATAGGGTTCCCTCATCCTACTATCAGCATTCAGGTATTTAAAAGAGAACCATGCAGTAGGCTGCGTGCTCCAGGAGGCATCATGGATATTAACCTGTGTACTGATATATGAAGCCTGCCCCGCCCCCTCACACCTCCATGAGACCCCCGAAGGGGAGTGAAGATGATGGAGGACGGTCGGGCGGGGTACACGCATGGAGCCTCGAGGAGCCCTAGATGAGTAGGGGAGGAATGCATGTTCTAAGAGTTTTCGACCCCTGGCGTTCCCCTCTGTGTACCTGCCCGTTCAAGTATAGCCTGCACCCTTACACGGGGTGTAGTCATTTCTGCCTCTACTGCTATGCTACCTCATATATTGGGAGAAGGCCGAGCACCCCGAAACCAGACTTCACGCGGAGGCTTGAAAGAGACCTGGATAAGGCTAGGAGGGGAAGCGTGGTCGAGTTAAGCAGCAGTAGTGATCCATATCCACCCCTCGAGTCATGGATGGGTCTCACCCGTAGGAGCCTGGAGATCCTCGGTAAACACGGCTTCAAGATTCTCGTAACCACTAAATCCAATATTGTTGAGAGAGATGTAGATTTACTGGCAAGGTATCCTTCCTCAGTAATGATCACTATCACGACACTCGACCAAGAGCTCTCAAGGAAGCTGGAGCCGGGGGCTCCACCACCCGATAAGAGGCTCGACGCTGTTAGGAGGCTCAGCGATAAAGGCATCCCTGTGGGCGTCAGATTAGACCCTATAATACCCTTCCTAAACGATGATCCAGCCGGGATACGGGCTCTCATAAGGGAGATCAAGGAGGCCGGTGCCCTCCAGGTAACGGTCTCCACGTATAAGGCTAAATGGGATAGTCTAAGGAGGCTTATGAGTGCTTTCCCAGAGATATCGGTGAAACTACGGGAGCTATACGTTGGGAAAGGAGAGTTCATCCATGGATACATGTATCTCCCACGAAGCTATAGGGAGGCTCTCTTGAAGCCCGCTGTTGAGGAGGCTTTAAGAAGCAACCTGTATGTAGCCACATGCAGGGAAGGCTTATCCGCTGACTTCATGAAGGCACCCTCATGCGACGGCTCCGGGCTTATAAGAATGCATCCCTCCATAGTCGACGTGGAGAGGAGAGGTGAAACCAGTGGGTGAAGCCCTCAGGGAGCCTGTGAAATTCAACGAGTACACGGGGAAATGCCCTGTCTGCGGCGGCGAGATGCTGTATGCCGAGTACGTTTACAGGATACCCTACTACGGTGTAATACTCATGACTGTGGGTGAATGCAGATCCTGCGGCTACAAGCACAGGGATGTAGGGCTTCTAGAGCGTAGGGAGCCGAGGAGGATAATATATAGGGTTGAGAAACCAGGGGATGAAAGAGCACTACTAGTGAGATCGGCGGGCAGCCGCCTACTGATACCCGAGCTAGGGCTCTCCATTGAGCCAGGACCCTTCTCCCAGGGCTTCATAACCACTGTGGAAGGAGTTATCGAAGACTTCGCCGAGAAAACCAGGTTCCTCTGCGAGGAGGGTGAGGCAAAGGAATCTGAATGCAGTTTAATCCTTGGGAAACTAGAGAGGGCTATGAAGGGGTTGATAAGCTATACGGTCATTATAGAGGATGAAACCGGGCTCAGCGACGTGATCAGTGAGAAAACAATATATGAGAGACTTTAACACGCATTGCAACCAGATCCCTGCCTTTCAGGGTTGAGTAGGACTAGAGCTCTATCACGAAGCGCCCGTTCTCATACACGAGGTCGCCGTCAACATATATCTTTGAGCCCCGCATATCCTTGATCATGTCCCAGTGTATGGCTGATACATTTCTCCCACCCGTCTCAGGGTAGGCTGAGCCAAGGGCCAGGTGTATTGTACCCCCTATTTTCTCGTCGAAGAGTATCTCCTTCGTAAACCTCGTTATGTTGTAGTTCAACCCGAACGCTATTTCCCCAACCCTCCTCGCACCCTCATCTGTTTCAAGCATCTTCCTCAGGAACTGCTCTCCTCTTCTAGCACTAGCCTCAACGACCTCGCCTCTCCTGAAGACCAATCTAACTCCTTCAACCTCTACACCACGCCATACAGCTGGGTAATCGAACTCCACGTAGCCTTCCACGCTGTCTTCAAGTGGTGCCGAGAAGACCTCGCCTCCCGGCATATTGTAGTGTCCGTCATCGTTCACCCATGTCCTCCCATCCACACGTAGATAGAGGTCTATCCCGGGTCCCGTGTACTTTATTTCCTTAGCCTTGTTGAGGAAGCCTACTATCTTGCTTTGCCTCTCACCTATCCTACTCCACTCTGAAACGGGATCCGGTGTGTCAGCGTAGGTTGCATGGTAGACGAAGTCCTCGTATTCACTTATACTCATACCGGCCTCCTGTGCGAGCGCTCTGGTAGGGTAGGGTGCTATCACCCATTTAAGCTCTCCTCTAGCACTCCTCTCTAGGAATATCTTGCTGAGCTCCCTCCTAGCCTGGCTCCGTATCTTGAGCTTCTCTGGATCCACGCCTACCAGTGGCTTAGTGTGCGAGGGTGCCAGTATGCTTATCTGGGCGTGTATCCTTGAAACAACCTCCTTCTCTAGGATGCTTACATGGCTGAGGACATCGGGGGAGGCATACTTGTAGAACGCCTCTGTGATTGATTCATCACCTATGTTTACGAAGACCGGGTAAGCACCGGCCTCCACAACATGTCTCACTATCTCCCTGACCAACGGTATGGATTCCGTGGTGGCATTAATCACTACCTCCTCGCCTTTACCGAGGTGGACGCAGTAGTTTACTATGAGGCGGGCTAGGTTTGAAATCCTTGGGTCAACCATGGTGGACTCCACCATTGATAACTATATAGTGCTGACAATATAACTGTATACATGGGGATTCGGATGGGGCATGAATTACTCGAAGCATTAAACAAGCAGTTGAACCAGGAGCTCAGGAACGCGTATCTCTACCTCTCTATGGCGGCATACCTGGATCACAAGGGCTTAGCAGGCTTCGCAAACTTCTTCAGGGTTCAGGCGAGGGAGGAAGTAGAACACGCGTTAAGGATATATAGATTCATAAATGACCGGGGCTGGAGAGTAGTTCTCAGCGATATTCCATCACCTAAAGCAGACTGGGAAAGCATACTGGAGCTAGTGAAGGACTTCTATGGTGCGGAGAAGGAGAACACTGAGAGAATATGGAGCCTCATGGATCTAGCCAGGAGGGTGGGTGACAAGGCATGCGAGGTCTTCCTCCAATGGTTCATTAACGAGCAGGTGGAGGAGGAGAAAAACGCCATGGAGCTCTTGAGCAGGGTTGAAATGGCTGGAGGAAACCCAGCCGCCCTCCTAATGCTTGACAGGGTTCTCGCTGAGAGAAAATGAGATAAATAGACCCGGAAGGGATTCCACTTGAACATAGATGTTTTTCCAAGTGTTTTCTCCCTCTCACTCATACTGGAAGCATCCGCGTGGCCTAAGCCCGGCAATGTACACAGGCTAAGGGAGCGCCGGGATCTAAGGTATGAGGCATTCCTCGCAACAGGCGTATTAGCCTACAGGTACTTCAAGAAAGGCGTCCTGAGAGGGGTCAGAGGATGGCGTAGAATAATAATAGGGGATTTAATCTACATGACTGTCTCCAAGGCCATTGATGACATCCCTTCAACCAACACGTGCCTGGGTTCAAGCACGTTGCTGATGCCCCTCAGTGTTGGAACAGGGAGATGCATTGCGAAAGAAGACCTCGGACTAAACTGTATAACTGGAGAGGCTTCGAGGCTGCTGAGGGAGACCAGCGTTGAGGATGCAGTATACTACTATAGAGCCGTCAGGAAGGCTTCGCCAAGCTACCTGAAGCCCAGCGACAACACCGGGAGCCATGTAAACATATGGGATCCGGATTACGCTGAGAAGCTCGCGGCCAGAGGCATCAGGCTGATAGATGTCTTAGAGTACAGCTCTAGAATAGATATCGTAGCCGATGAAGTAGTGAACGGGTACAAGCGTTCCCTCGCATTAGAGGGGTTCCTCAGGAAGCGGGTTAGCAGCCACGGTGAGTGGAATAGGGGTGTTGTAGAGGCCTACCTGCATCTCCTGGCAGAGGCCATGGATACCGTGGTAGTGTTGAAGCATGGCGTAGAAGTAGCCGAGTACGTTAGAAGGAGGGCTACTGAGATCCTCCCAGAGGTCCTTGCAGCAGGCAGCGGGGACTGGGTTAAACCTGTTATGAGGCTCGACGACGAGTTCTATGAGCACGGGATAAACCCGGGTGCCATAGCCGATGTGACAGCAGCCGGCATAGCTCTATTCCTGTTGAGGAACACCATTGATGGAAAGAGGCTCCTTGAACCCTAGTGCGTCTTGAACCTCTCCTCGAGGCCGACCCTTCCACGTGGATGATACCCAAGGGCCTCCCAGTACCCGTCCCTGTATTCATTCATAAATACTATTCTTGAAAGCCACTTAGCACTCTTCCACCCGTAGAGATGGGGGACGACTAGCCTAGCAGGGTATCCATGCAGTAAATCCAGTGGTCTTCCATCCATCTCTAAGGCCACTAATGCATCTCCCCCCGTTAATTCCTCGAAGGGTATTATGGTGGAATATCCGTCAACGCTTTCCACGAACACCCATTTCACGGTTTCACCAGGTTTAACCAGCTCAATGATCCTTGATAACGGGACACCCGTGAACTCCACGTTCCTAACACTCCATCCTGTTACACAGTGGAAGTCTCTCCTAACCGTCTTCACTCCGAGTTCATAGAGGCTGCTGAGGGTCAGCTTTAACGGATTATCTACGAGGCCTGCTACCTCGAGGCTCCACTTTGCGACATCTATGGAGGGGACGCCGAGTATGTTGTAGACCACCATGCTGGGTATGTATGTCTGCCCAGGGGCGTCGCCTCCCTCGATGTTTTCCCGTCCCAGTTCATTGAAAGGATTGTATATGTGTGACGCGTTAACAACATCCGTGAGTTTTCGGGGCACCGTGAATAATACGCGTGAAGCCAACCTGCCTCTTGCAACCACCCTCACACCTATGTATTCCCCGCTCTCCTTGTCCACGATGCACCTAAACCTATATAGCATGTGCGTAGAGCCTATTGCCTCATTCGAGTCGAACACCAGCTCCCGGCACACGACGCCTCCGAGAACCCTCCCCGAGTACTCTGATGCGAGTCTCCTTACATCGTCTACGCCGTTGATCGCAATGGGATCTATGGCGCAGTCGACAACTATTTCAACACCCTTAACCCTTAACCCCTCGCTGGCTGTTGCATAGCACTTCAACCCCTTCACCCGTGGTTTTAAGACGCCTAGTCACTTATATTAATATCATGATGCAACACCTGCTTCCACCGGGAGGTGAGGCGTGTGAGCGATGAGCTACCCGAATCCCTGAGGTTAAAGCTCTACAGGAAGTATGTCTCGGCAATAGCGGGCAAGAGAGGCGATGACGCCGCCGAGAAAAAGAACGAGGATCCAGAGGGCTTCGTATGGGGTAAGCTCTCAGATGACAAGGCTAGGGAGCTGATGAGTAAGCTTAAGGCGCTCTACCCTGATGTCTACCGGCCCGTGGTCCAGGAGCTCTACAGGTTATTGAAGGATGGAGTGCTCAAGGAACTCGACGGCTTAACGGTTCTCAGAATCATAAGGGCTCTCGGCTTGAACATCAGGCCCGAGCTCCGGATAAAGTTCGTGAAGGATGGTAAGGAAGTAGATATAGATGAGTATTTGGAGTAGGGAAAAGAGTCTGGTTTCACTTTAATTTAAAAACCCGGCTTCCTACTTGACACCATACATCGTTAACGCTAGCACAGCCATCTTTGTCCACAAGCCGTTCTCAGCCTGTTCATATATAATGGATTTCTTGGCGTCATCTATCACGTCGTCGTCGGCCTCGTAGCCCCTGAATATCGGTAGGACATGCATTAGTACGCCATGCTTGTCCATTAGATCCATGAGGCTTCTCGTGACCTTCCAGTGCTTGTACTTCTCGTAGATCTTCAGCTCCTCATCCTTGAACTTACTGTAGCCGAGTTTAACTAGCTGCGGCGTCGCCCAGTTCCTCGGGAACACCGCGTGAGCACCTCTAACGGCTTCCTCCAGGTTATCGGTGAACTCTAGTGTTGCACCGTGATCCTTCGCCAGCTGCTTAGCCTTCTCAACTAACTCTGGATCCAGGTCGAAGCCCGGTGGCCTAGCCACCACGACGTCGACGCCGAACCTGGGGAACAGTATCATGTCCTCCTGGACGCTGCACCAACCTCTTATCTCAGGGCTGTACGCCCACATTATAACGTACTTCTTGCCCTGGGTGTTACCGAACCTCTCCCTGAAGGTGAAGATGTCTGCAAGCCCCTGGGTCGGGTGGAACTTGTCGTCAGCCATGTTTATCACCGGTATATTGGCGGTTTCAGCCATCTCCCTTATGTAGGCGTTGCCAACACCATAGAGGTAGTCTATGGCTTTATCCAGGATGCGTATGCCTAGTCCATGACCGTATACATCGTACATTGCTGCAACATCCTTCACTGCTTCGCCTGCCTTCTCCTGTTTACCGAAGGCCATGCGCGTGGTAGTCGCGTCGATGAATGCTGCATGTCCCCCTAGATACACCATTGCAGACTCGAATGCTGCACGCGTCCTAGTCGAGGTGGCGAAGAACAGCATGTAGAATACTTTTCTCTCAAGGATCTTCGGTATGGCTTCCACGCCATAGTAGTGCGCTATCTCCTTGAACTCCTTGGCCAGTCTTAGAGC
Coding sequences within it:
- a CDS encoding ZPR1 zinc finger domain-containing protein, with protein sequence MGEALREPVKFNEYTGKCPVCGGEMLYAEYVYRIPYYGVILMTVGECRSCGYKHRDVGLLERREPRRIIYRVEKPGDERALLVRSAGSRLLIPELGLSIEPGPFSQGFITTVEGVIEDFAEKTRFLCEEGEAKESECSLILGKLERAMKGLISYTVIIEDETGLSDVISEKTIYERL
- a CDS encoding energy-coupling factor ABC transporter ATP-binding protein, with the protein product MNTIKVVDLSIGYPGGKPLVENIGFTLEPGLHVLVGANGSGKSTLLKTMAGILKPLKGKVEINGVNIHRVPRRDAARLVGYVWQNPFHGFIEASVEREIAFISKTTGARQHGEIVYRLVDPELMDRSPFSLSGGEARRVAIASVLSIDQPVWFLDEPFSDLDYKGYRVLADLVEYGVKKGKIIVVTTHIVSLLDSLKPKGFLLIDRGRRRLLMGEWSELTDEVLLEAGVIPRGVSCGSTL
- the hxlB gene encoding 6-phospho-3-hexuloisomerase → MVSGTTRDAVLSIVDFVLKAVDLISDEEKEKMISTLIDALKNGRKVFIIGAGRSGLVGKAFAMRLLHLGFNVYVVGETILPRASQGDVLVSISGSGRTRLVVAAAEAARSVGVKVIAITTYPDSPLGRIADIVVKIPGRTKMSSEEDYISRQILGLHEPLAPLGTLFEDTLLLFLDGVVVELMERLGVSEEDLRNRHANIE
- a CDS encoding SPL family radical SAM protein, which produces MHVLRVFDPWRSPLCTCPFKYSLHPYTGCSHFCLYCYATSYIGRRPSTPKPDFTRRLERDLDKARRGSVVELSSSSDPYPPLESWMGLTRRSLEILGKHGFKILVTTKSNIVERDVDLLARYPSSVMITITTLDQELSRKLEPGAPPPDKRLDAVRRLSDKGIPVGVRLDPIIPFLNDDPAGIRALIREIKEAGALQVTVSTYKAKWDSLRRLMSAFPEISVKLRELYVGKGEFIHGYMYLPRSYREALLKPAVEEALRSNLYVATCREGLSADFMKAPSCDGSGLIRMHPSIVDVERRGETSG
- a CDS encoding aminopeptidase codes for the protein MVDPRISNLARLIVNYCVHLGKGEEVVINATTESIPLVREIVRHVVEAGAYPVFVNIGDESITEAFYKYASPDVLSHVSILEKEVVSRIHAQISILAPSHTKPLVGVDPEKLKIRSQARRELSKIFLERSARGELKWVIAPYPTRALAQEAGMSISEYEDFVYHATYADTPDPVSEWSRIGERQSKIVGFLNKAKEIKYTGPGIDLYLRVDGRTWVNDDGHYNMPGGEVFSAPLEDSVEGYVEFDYPAVWRGVEVEGVRLVFRRGEVVEASARRGEQFLRKMLETDEGARRVGEIAFGLNYNITRFTKEILFDEKIGGTIHLALGSAYPETGGRNVSAIHWDMIKDMRGSKIYVDGDLVYENGRFVIEL
- the ade gene encoding adenine deaminase; the encoded protein is MGRVPADIVIANVNLVSTTTGEIIEKSSIVLKGKRIARAGRISDLSRHISSKTIVIDGKDRYAVPGFIDLHIHIESTLLDPVGFSKIALKHGTTTVVADPHEVVNVLGIHGLKMFIEASRELPLKILYEVPSCVPATDPSYMLETFGSLLDSRSVEEAMHLEGVAGLGEVMDFVSVIRADREVLFKVKAAWDRRMVVDGHAPLLSGEELDAYVAAGILSDHESTSAGEALEKLRRGMFLFVREGSAWRDLKALLPVVRSGDCKLCAFVSDDVNVYDLFTKGHMDRIINLAVEYGVDPVKALQYATINPAIRLHLEDQIGSITPGRLGDIVITRRIEHVEPITVIANGDIVYYEGEASRQFKPTRYPDKALKTVNIGVDPEALQLTPRAGIPDGSALVNVIEVSPGSALTKWRILEMQVSDGEVKPDPGRDIMFISVIDRHRGSGSHSAGLIKGLNFKAGAVAQTIAHDTHNLIVAGWNRRDMVTAVKRVVELQGGIVVVNDGEVVSEVELRLAGLMSVKEPEEVFREYLNMVDALKKRFHLDFESFFMTLALVSLPVIPELRITDRGLVDVAKAKLVPLITEESKR
- a CDS encoding QueT transporter family protein, giving the protein MRLSPLFTIRSIIIAAVYTAVTVMLGYLSYGELQFRVSDAMMILPLVRGIGLEAVVGLTIGGFLGNLTSPFIPWDWLFGPLANLAASLLVYLVGRTGLNTYIKVAASTLLAALAISVIVGYELTAIYGLPWLTTVYIFVSEVVVIGVIGGLVYRSLKVFFK